One Oceanicoccus sagamiensis genomic region harbors:
- a CDS encoding alcohol dehydrogenase, whose amino-acid sequence MTTMTAAVVQAAGEAFILEQRPIPQPGENQLRIKVQACGVCFSDNVIKQGTMPGLALPRVPGHEVAGIVDAVGPGVQGWALGDRVGVGWHGGHCFHCDPCREGDFVTCENKQICGVHYDGGYQEYMLAPAEALARIPNDLTDVEAAPLLCAGVTTYDALRNSAAQAGDLVAVQGIGGLGHLALQYAAKLGFKVVAISNGESKRELAMSLGASDYIDSSAEDAGAALQQRGGAKVVVVTAPHADAVTTLADGLGRNGQLMLVAILHDPIVINSRLLIRKRASIQGWPCGSAIDFESTMKFSAEQAVKAHIERYALSDINQAWEQMISNKARFRVVIDMTL is encoded by the coding sequence ATGACAACAATGACAGCGGCGGTGGTACAGGCAGCGGGTGAGGCATTTATTTTGGAGCAGCGGCCCATCCCGCAGCCCGGCGAAAACCAGTTGCGGATTAAGGTGCAGGCCTGCGGTGTTTGCTTTAGCGATAATGTGATCAAGCAAGGCACGATGCCGGGCTTGGCTTTGCCTCGAGTACCGGGCCATGAAGTGGCTGGTATTGTGGATGCGGTCGGCCCGGGTGTTCAGGGCTGGGCTTTGGGCGATCGTGTGGGGGTGGGCTGGCATGGTGGCCATTGCTTTCACTGTGACCCCTGCCGTGAAGGAGATTTTGTGACCTGTGAAAATAAACAGATTTGCGGGGTGCATTACGACGGTGGTTATCAGGAATATATGTTGGCTCCCGCTGAGGCGTTGGCTCGTATTCCCAATGATTTAACCGATGTTGAAGCGGCGCCACTGCTCTGTGCCGGTGTTACCACTTATGATGCCCTGCGTAATAGTGCTGCTCAGGCGGGGGATTTAGTGGCGGTTCAGGGGATTGGTGGCCTGGGGCATCTGGCTTTGCAGTACGCCGCCAAATTGGGCTTTAAGGTGGTGGCTATTTCCAATGGTGAATCCAAGCGTGAGCTGGCCATGAGCCTTGGGGCCAGTGATTATATTGATAGCTCCGCTGAAGATGCTGGTGCCGCACTACAGCAACGGGGCGGTGCCAAGGTGGTGGTAGTCACAGCTCCCCATGCTGATGCGGTAACCACTCTGGCTGACGGTTTGGGTCGCAATGGCCAGCTTATGCTGGTCGCTATCCTGCACGACCCCATTGTGATCAATTCGCGTCTGCTTATACGTAAGCGAGCGTCTATTCAGGGTTGGCCCTGTGGTTCGGCGATTGATTTTGAGTCAACAATGAAATTTAGTGCCGAACAGGCGGTCAAGGCTCATATTGAACGTTATGCCTTATCAGACATTAATCAGGCCTGGGAGCAGATGATCAGTAATAAGGCCCGTTTCCGCGTTGTTATCGATATGACGCTATAG
- a CDS encoding DsbA family protein, producing MSVTLYYIHDPMCSWCWGFRPTWDALKQALPGEVSLVNVAGGLARDSDQMMPVEMQQTIEGYWHTIQAQLGTAFNFDFWRLNTPRRSTYMACRAAIVAAQHGLEDAMINAIQQAYYLQAVNPSDIQVLVDLAAGLGVNAEQFHVDLLSAATEAELTRQMALARRLPIDGFPSLVLEIDQQVLSIQRDYLSMEVMLAQIHDAIKQYGR from the coding sequence ATGTCAGTCACCCTCTATTATATTCATGACCCTATGTGCTCCTGGTGTTGGGGGTTCCGGCCTACTTGGGATGCGCTAAAGCAAGCCCTGCCTGGAGAGGTCTCTCTGGTTAATGTTGCTGGAGGTCTGGCTCGGGACAGTGATCAAATGATGCCCGTGGAGATGCAGCAAACCATAGAGGGTTACTGGCATACCATTCAGGCGCAATTAGGTACGGCGTTTAACTTTGATTTTTGGCGCTTAAATACGCCGCGCCGGTCAACCTATATGGCCTGCCGGGCGGCTATTGTGGCGGCTCAGCATGGTCTGGAAGATGCCATGATTAATGCTATTCAGCAGGCTTACTACTTACAGGCGGTAAATCCCTCTGATATTCAGGTATTGGTAGACCTGGCAGCAGGCTTGGGAGTAAATGCGGAACAATTTCACGTGGATTTGCTTTCGGCCGCCACCGAGGCTGAGTTAACACGTCAAATGGCATTGGCGCGCCGTTTACCAATTGATGGTTTTCCCTCTTTGGTCTTGGAGATAGACCAGCAGGTCTTAAGTATTCAGCGAGATTATTTATCGATGGAGGTGATGCTGGCGCAAATTCATGACGCTATTAAACAATATGGGCGCTAG
- a CDS encoding DUF3015 domain-containing protein: MKRIVAGIVLSSASVMSFAGTAGGEGCGWGQMLFDGQSGTATHVLALTTNSSTGNNTFGVTSGTNGCNASGTISYGGKEMVNVGLFMDEFSSDVAQGDGEVLSAVAVSLGVAPEDREHFKASMHENFATLFPSENVTTEDVLAAIWSVMQNDETLAVYVS; this comes from the coding sequence ATGAAACGGATCGTAGCGGGAATAGTTTTATCAAGTGCATCAGTTATGTCTTTTGCCGGCACTGCCGGTGGTGAAGGCTGTGGCTGGGGACAAATGTTGTTTGATGGCCAGAGCGGCACTGCCACTCACGTACTGGCACTGACGACCAACTCCAGTACCGGTAATAACACCTTTGGTGTCACTTCGGGCACTAATGGCTGTAATGCTTCAGGCACTATCAGCTACGGTGGTAAAGAAATGGTCAATGTTGGTCTCTTTATGGATGAGTTCAGCAGCGATGTTGCACAAGGTGACGGTGAAGTACTTTCAGCTGTAGCCGTGTCTTTGGGTGTTGCTCCTGAAGATCGTGAGCATTTCAAAGCGTCTATGCATGAGAATTTTGCTACATTATTCCCCAGTGAAAATGTAACAACGGAAGACGTGCTAGCGGCCATTTGGTCTGTTATGCAAAATGATGAAACTTTAGCGGTCTACGTATCTTAA
- a CDS encoding DUF4105 domain-containing protein codes for MKLLSLLLIFFSASVHASLLPWLQQAERDQLAQQREWLNLLHYKSLAEPESFVDDDKFFLAANGYVDPAAELQATITAFYQQPVTQCRFVARRQFLLEQLPGIDFPIQACAEYQAWRDKVNAHSVVLVFASSYLNSPSSMYGHTFLRFDPVDVESGSTLLSYALNFGANADVNDNSLLYAYKGLFGGYEGMFAAGSYIEKVKEYSRLESRDLWEYRLNLEGEEIDRLMAHIWELNLINFDYYFFDENCSFRLLELMEVARPSVELTETFPVVAIPIDTVRIAEDNQLIDSVVYRPSRQVLLAEDLSEFSEAQKAMVLRLMADPAYADTEAFLALEPARQRALIDSSYRLLRYDNDKSSRDSKVAANSFQLLKRLTRYDKASPDNTLEERPVDPLDAHDTMLVSPVVGYEEDAPYVDLVWRYTYHDLLDNSPGYPRDTSLNMAQLVLRAKKDESLQLQRFDILEINSLAPRNEFFKPMAWRVNAGWERQWTEAKDQLVPQVNGGLGASYRGPLDGRLFAMVRGRVEYNEGFDNNLDAAPGIGVGYLLQGERANTLIEAEHYEFIQNLSRSTFSVNYQWMLSKDSAIRIGFKRNLFEGEGINETSIGYRAYF; via the coding sequence TTGAAACTACTTAGCTTACTACTTATCTTTTTTAGCGCATCAGTGCATGCCTCATTATTGCCATGGCTGCAACAAGCCGAGCGCGACCAGTTGGCACAGCAGCGTGAATGGTTAAACCTGCTGCACTATAAATCTCTGGCCGAGCCTGAAAGCTTTGTTGATGATGATAAATTTTTTCTGGCTGCTAATGGTTATGTTGACCCTGCAGCGGAATTACAGGCAACCATCACCGCCTTTTACCAGCAGCCAGTAACCCAGTGTCGTTTTGTCGCACGACGACAATTTCTCTTGGAACAATTGCCGGGTATCGATTTCCCGATTCAAGCCTGTGCAGAGTATCAAGCCTGGCGAGATAAAGTGAATGCCCATAGCGTGGTATTGGTCTTTGCTTCCAGTTATTTAAATAGCCCTTCATCCATGTATGGCCATACTTTTTTGCGGTTTGACCCAGTCGATGTGGAAAGCGGCTCTACGCTATTATCTTATGCCCTGAATTTTGGGGCCAATGCCGATGTTAACGACAATAGCCTGTTATACGCCTATAAAGGCTTATTTGGCGGTTATGAGGGTATGTTTGCAGCGGGTAGTTATATTGAAAAGGTGAAGGAATATTCCCGCCTGGAAAGTCGTGATCTTTGGGAGTATCGCTTAAACCTTGAAGGAGAAGAAATTGATCGCTTAATGGCCCATATCTGGGAATTAAACCTGATTAATTTTGATTATTACTTTTTTGATGAAAACTGTTCTTTCCGTTTGCTGGAATTAATGGAAGTGGCCAGACCCTCTGTGGAGTTAACCGAGACCTTTCCGGTGGTGGCTATTCCCATTGATACCGTGCGTATAGCCGAAGACAATCAGTTGATTGACAGTGTGGTTTATCGGCCTTCCCGGCAAGTTTTATTGGCTGAAGATTTAAGTGAATTTTCTGAAGCGCAAAAAGCCATGGTGTTACGGTTAATGGCAGATCCCGCTTATGCAGACACTGAGGCGTTTTTAGCTCTGGAGCCTGCCAGACAGCGAGCTTTAATTGACAGTAGTTACCGTTTATTACGCTATGACAACGATAAAAGCAGCCGTGACAGTAAGGTAGCGGCCAACAGTTTCCAATTATTAAAACGCTTAACCCGCTACGATAAAGCCTCTCCTGACAATACCTTGGAAGAGCGGCCTGTAGACCCTTTAGATGCCCATGACACCATGCTGGTTTCACCGGTAGTGGGTTATGAAGAAGATGCACCCTATGTTGATTTGGTTTGGCGATATACCTACCACGACCTGTTGGATAACTCACCGGGCTATCCCAGGGATACCTCGCTGAATATGGCGCAGCTAGTCCTGCGTGCCAAAAAGGATGAGTCGCTTCAGTTGCAGCGCTTCGATATTTTGGAAATTAATTCACTGGCCCCTCGCAATGAGTTTTTTAAGCCCATGGCCTGGCGTGTTAATGCCGGTTGGGAACGCCAGTGGACGGAAGCTAAAGATCAGTTAGTGCCCCAGGTTAACGGCGGCTTGGGGGCAAGTTATCGCGGCCCCCTGGATGGCCGGCTATTTGCCATGGTTCGCGGTCGAGTCGAATATAACGAAGGTTTTGATAATAACCTCGATGCTGCGCCGGGTATTGGCGTGGGGTATTTGTTGCAAGGTGAACGGGCTAACACCTTGATCGAAGCAGAGCATTATGAGTTTATCCAAAACTTAAGCCGGTCAACGTTCTCGGTAAACTATCAATGGATGCTATCTAAGGATTCAGCCATAAGAATAGGTTTTAAGCGGAATCTGTTTGAGGGAGAGGGTATCAATGAAACCAGTATTGGCTACCGCGCCTACTTTTAA
- a CDS encoding alpha/beta hydrolase, whose translation MRLFSRLVLLGCVLSLTACSGLLFFPSKQWVRTPADINLAYEDIELVTADNIKLSAWWLKTDQPVKGTVLFLHGNAENISTHIASVHWLPERGYQVLMLDYRGYGRSEGTPSLPAVFMDIEAGFNWLKNSEDVAGKPVFLLAQSLGAAMGGFSVGDNPEFRNMLNAVVLDAGFGSYSEIAKEVASRSWLTWPFQYPVAWSMPDEYNLDAVIHQISPTPLLIIHGTQDAVIPFAEGERLFGLAVKPKSFLRYDGPHIGTFYDVGNRDLLLQFFNNSTTAQ comes from the coding sequence ATGAGGCTATTTTCACGGTTAGTACTGTTAGGTTGCGTGCTCTCGCTAACAGCCTGTAGCGGTTTGCTTTTTTTCCCCAGCAAGCAGTGGGTGCGTACCCCGGCCGATATTAACCTCGCCTATGAAGATATCGAATTAGTCACCGCGGATAATATTAAGCTCAGTGCCTGGTGGTTAAAGACGGATCAGCCCGTGAAAGGCACGGTATTGTTTTTACATGGCAATGCCGAAAATATCAGTACTCATATTGCCAGTGTGCACTGGCTGCCTGAGCGTGGTTATCAGGTCTTAATGCTGGATTACCGGGGTTATGGCCGCTCAGAAGGGACGCCTTCATTGCCTGCTGTGTTTATGGATATTGAAGCGGGTTTTAACTGGCTGAAAAATAGCGAGGACGTCGCGGGCAAGCCGGTTTTTCTGTTGGCACAAAGCCTGGGTGCTGCTATGGGCGGCTTTAGTGTGGGGGATAACCCCGAGTTCAGAAATATGCTGAATGCGGTGGTATTGGATGCAGGTTTTGGCAGCTATAGTGAGATCGCTAAAGAGGTGGCTTCCCGCAGTTGGCTTACCTGGCCATTTCAATACCCTGTAGCCTGGTCTATGCCGGATGAATATAACCTGGATGCAGTGATTCACCAGATTAGCCCTACGCCGTTATTAATTATCCACGGTACACAGGATGCGGTTATTCCTTTTGCGGAAGGGGAGCGGCTATTTGGTTTGGCGGTAAAGCCAAAATCTTTTCTGCGTTATGATGGCCCACATATAGGGACTTTTTATGATGTGGGTAACAGGGATTTATTGCTGCAGTTTTTTAACAACTCAACAACCGCGCAATAA
- a CDS encoding carotenoid oxygenase family protein has product MSTAQATIKGNFEAQEQEFDYWVEDIEGKVPEDLTGTFFRNGPGRLKIGDEEFLNWFDGDGMVGRTTFVDGKVHFANKFIRTPKYVDETAAGKMLYRGFGGAPKGNFFKRFAPPANPANTGLILHNDKFLALNEGGRPYQVDPASLDTVGEYTYDDSLGKANVFSAHGKINPKTGYYYNFGICFDVSLKGLKPGFELYKIDPKGQMVQRQVFELDFIPLLHDFALTENYAVFVQSSVSLHGNLFMTMLKNESMADLMKFDKSLANKIIIIDLHTLQRVDSIEIDPVSCLHFGNAYEKNGEIHFDMMETKDGAYPTPENPTEPMNIFSDDVNFRAGAARYKRFIVNLKSRQVQSEYINDALEGEFPQWDWRRTTTENRYAVATAYTGEGPRTYFGAVQKIDRLTGKVETHDFGSYRFNGEPLMVAKPGSTSEDEFYVMVYVYNGNTNKTEVVLIDSQNFSEPMATIKLDFHMPQGFHGMYTPKVFL; this is encoded by the coding sequence ATGAGCACAGCACAAGCCACCATCAAAGGAAATTTTGAAGCACAGGAACAGGAATTCGATTATTGGGTCGAGGATATTGAAGGTAAAGTTCCTGAAGATTTAACCGGCACCTTTTTTCGTAACGGCCCGGGCCGTTTAAAAATTGGTGATGAGGAATTTCTTAATTGGTTTGATGGCGACGGTATGGTTGGCAGAACCACCTTTGTTGATGGCAAGGTTCACTTTGCTAATAAATTTATTCGCACGCCCAAGTATGTCGATGAAACAGCCGCAGGTAAAATGCTGTATCGCGGTTTTGGTGGCGCACCCAAGGGTAACTTCTTTAAACGCTTTGCCCCACCAGCCAACCCGGCCAATACTGGGCTCATTCTACACAATGATAAATTTCTGGCCTTAAACGAAGGTGGCCGCCCCTATCAGGTTGACCCCGCTTCGCTGGATACGGTTGGCGAATACACGTATGACGACAGCCTGGGTAAAGCCAATGTTTTTAGCGCCCACGGTAAAATCAATCCCAAAACCGGCTACTACTATAATTTCGGTATTTGTTTTGATGTCAGCTTAAAAGGACTCAAACCCGGCTTTGAACTTTACAAAATCGACCCCAAGGGGCAGATGGTACAACGGCAAGTTTTTGAGTTAGACTTTATACCCCTGCTACACGACTTTGCACTAACAGAAAACTACGCTGTTTTTGTTCAATCTTCGGTTTCCCTCCATGGCAATCTGTTTATGACCATGTTGAAAAACGAGTCTATGGCAGACTTAATGAAGTTTGATAAGAGTCTGGCCAACAAAATTATTATTATTGATCTTCACACCTTACAGCGTGTCGATAGTATTGAAATTGACCCCGTCTCCTGCTTGCACTTTGGCAATGCCTACGAGAAAAACGGTGAAATCCATTTTGATATGATGGAAACCAAAGACGGTGCCTACCCAACACCTGAAAACCCTACCGAGCCAATGAATATCTTCTCTGATGATGTCAACTTCAGGGCCGGTGCTGCACGCTATAAACGCTTTATTGTTAACCTGAAAAGTCGTCAGGTTCAATCAGAGTATATTAACGATGCCCTTGAAGGTGAATTCCCACAATGGGATTGGCGCCGCACCACTACAGAAAACCGTTATGCCGTCGCCACCGCTTATACGGGTGAAGGCCCCAGAACGTACTTTGGTGCTGTGCAGAAAATTGACCGCTTAACCGGCAAAGTAGAAACCCATGACTTTGGCTCTTACCGCTTTAATGGCGAACCGTTAATGGTTGCCAAACCCGGCTCGACGTCTGAAGATGAGTTTTATGTAATGGTTTATGTCTATAACGGCAATACCAATAAAACTGAAGTGGTGCTTATCGACAGCCAGAACTTTAGTGAGCCTATGGCAACGATCAAGCTGGACTTCCATATGCCGCAGGGCTTCCATGGTATGTATACGCCTAAGGTTTTCTTATAA
- the yghU gene encoding glutathione-dependent disulfide-bond oxidoreductase produces the protein MSNPPTYTPPTVWQWDADAEGGKFANINRPVSGATHEKALQVGKHPLQLYSLATPNGVKVTIMLEELLALGHSEAEYDAWLVNIMEGDQFSSGFVSANPNSKIPALFDHSTTPPTRLFESGAILLYLAEKFNAFLPTDLSAKAECLSWLFWQMGSVPYLGGGFGHFYAYAPEKWQYPIDRFTMEVKRQLDVLDQNLANRRFLCGDEYTVADIAIYPWYGGLVMGKLYEAGEFLDVQSYKHVQRWTEEIHNRPAVKRGRKVNRVWGEEDEQVAERHNASDLD, from the coding sequence ATGAGTAACCCTCCGACCTATACACCACCGACCGTATGGCAATGGGATGCTGATGCCGAAGGCGGTAAGTTTGCCAATATTAATCGTCCGGTGAGTGGCGCCACCCATGAAAAAGCGCTGCAAGTTGGCAAGCATCCACTACAACTCTATTCATTAGCCACCCCCAATGGCGTAAAAGTCACCATTATGCTGGAAGAACTGTTGGCACTGGGGCATAGCGAAGCTGAGTACGATGCCTGGCTGGTCAATATTATGGAGGGCGATCAATTTAGTTCCGGTTTTGTTAGCGCCAACCCCAATTCTAAAATTCCAGCGCTATTTGATCATAGCACCACACCGCCCACTCGCTTATTTGAATCTGGCGCAATTCTTTTATATCTGGCAGAAAAATTTAATGCCTTCTTACCCACCGATCTCTCCGCTAAAGCCGAATGTCTTTCCTGGCTTTTCTGGCAGATGGGCAGCGTCCCTTATCTCGGCGGAGGTTTTGGTCACTTCTATGCGTATGCCCCGGAAAAATGGCAATACCCGATTGATCGCTTCACCATGGAAGTTAAACGCCAATTAGATGTTCTAGATCAAAATTTGGCGAATCGACGCTTTCTTTGTGGTGACGAATATACCGTGGCCGATATTGCCATCTACCCCTGGTACGGTGGTTTGGTAATGGGTAAATTGTATGAAGCGGGCGAGTTCCTTGACGTGCAGAGCTATAAGCATGTGCAACGCTGGACCGAAGAAATACATAATCGGCCAGCAGTAAAGCGAGGGCGAAAAGTAAACCGCGTATGGGGAGAAGAGGATGAACAAGTGGCAGAGCGCCATAACGCCAGCGATCTGGATTAA
- a CDS encoding LON peptidase substrate-binding domain-containing protein: MNTITVALFPIPNAVNFPGVPCPLHVFEPRYRKMVKHCLDNDMLMGVCHTEKILHSNKKQQTLEDTLNSNQSTYKPCTVFSAGKVEILEELEDGRMAIMVDMAQRLELQQEVQTLPFGIWQCTPVQDSPVEDHASLEQLKKDLLAQLLVVTQESPDAQDILNGEYWNTISATEFSFAINGLLGMDASLKQHLLEMTVAEDRLNYLLALINNSE; this comes from the coding sequence ATGAACACGATAACAGTCGCTTTATTCCCCATCCCCAATGCGGTTAATTTCCCTGGGGTGCCCTGCCCCTTGCATGTATTTGAGCCCCGCTATCGGAAGATGGTGAAGCACTGCCTCGATAACGATATGCTAATGGGGGTTTGCCATACTGAAAAAATCCTCCATAGCAATAAAAAACAACAAACGCTGGAAGACACCCTTAACAGTAACCAGTCCACCTATAAACCATGCACCGTATTTAGCGCGGGCAAGGTAGAAATACTGGAAGAACTGGAAGACGGTAGAATGGCTATTATGGTGGATATGGCGCAACGGCTGGAGTTACAACAGGAAGTGCAAACCCTGCCCTTCGGTATTTGGCAATGCACCCCCGTGCAAGATAGCCCAGTTGAGGATCACGCCTCACTAGAGCAATTAAAAAAAGACCTATTAGCGCAATTACTGGTTGTCACTCAGGAATCTCCGGATGCTCAGGATATTCTTAATGGCGAATATTGGAATACCATTTCTGCGACGGAATTTAGCTTTGCAATTAATGGACTCTTAGGAATGGATGCCAGTCTAAAACAACATCTACTGGAAATGACCGTCGCTGAAGACCGACTTAATTATTTATTAGCTTTGATTAATAATAGCGAATAA
- a CDS encoding SOUL family heme-binding protein, whose translation MITTASSLTQLLLRLGLLSALLLGGSMALSLEQPDYTVIYEQGDIEYRYYDAYLVVETVIENDQKYKSAANEGFRRLFRYISGNNKKGDEIAMTKPVQQVKTSETIALDDISIESTVRAGNYAVSFVLPKKYNAVTAPQPLDPRVSVVMLPAKTVAVYRYSGRWTESNFKRSSAKLNQSLQQQAVNAIGEVRSAFYNAPFMLPFLRRNEVLVEVSNLPESYTQQGGDLAATLY comes from the coding sequence ATGATCACTACTGCTTCAAGCCTAACACAGTTACTGTTACGACTAGGATTATTGAGTGCTCTGCTACTGGGAGGTTCCATGGCGCTATCACTTGAGCAGCCGGATTATACGGTGATTTACGAGCAGGGGGATATTGAGTATCGCTATTACGATGCCTACCTGGTGGTCGAAACGGTGATTGAGAATGATCAGAAATATAAGTCGGCGGCCAATGAAGGTTTTCGGCGTTTATTTCGCTATATCTCTGGCAATAATAAAAAGGGTGACGAAATTGCTATGACTAAGCCGGTGCAACAAGTTAAAACCAGTGAAACCATTGCATTGGATGATATCTCTATAGAGTCTACTGTTAGGGCGGGTAACTATGCCGTGAGTTTTGTATTGCCAAAAAAATACAATGCGGTGACAGCGCCTCAGCCTCTTGATCCCAGAGTGTCAGTAGTGATGCTGCCTGCTAAGACGGTTGCAGTTTATCGCTATTCTGGCCGCTGGACAGAAAGTAATTTTAAACGCAGCAGTGCCAAACTTAATCAATCATTACAGCAGCAAGCGGTTAATGCGATTGGTGAGGTTAGAAGTGCTTTTTATAATGCCCCCTTTATGCTGCCATTTTTGCGCAGAAATGAGGTGTTGGTAGAGGTGAGTAATTTGCCCGAAAGCTATACCCAGCAGGGTGGTGATCTGGCTGCTACTTTATATTAA
- a CDS encoding uracil-DNA glycosylase family protein has protein sequence MNNFMTLVSEARNCTLCEKHLPLGPRPVFQIHPDAKILIAGQAPGTKVHASGIPFDDASGNRLREWLGIDKATFYNPEQFAIVPMGFCYPGKGKSGDLPPRPECAETWRKPLLEQLEQLQLIIVVGKYAMDYHLGKTKKNLTEQVLDWQDYWPEKLLLPHPSPRNNIWLKKNPWFETDRVPAIQQRVKQILDA, from the coding sequence ATGAATAACTTTATGACTCTGGTATCAGAAGCACGCAACTGCACGCTCTGTGAAAAGCATTTACCACTGGGTCCAAGACCCGTCTTTCAAATTCACCCCGATGCCAAAATCCTGATAGCGGGACAAGCACCGGGAACTAAAGTCCACGCTTCAGGCATTCCCTTTGATGATGCCAGCGGCAACCGCCTACGGGAATGGCTGGGTATTGATAAAGCCACCTTCTACAACCCGGAACAATTCGCCATAGTCCCTATGGGCTTTTGTTATCCCGGCAAAGGCAAATCAGGCGACCTGCCACCCCGCCCGGAATGCGCAGAGACCTGGCGCAAACCACTGCTCGAACAATTAGAACAACTGCAACTAATTATTGTCGTCGGCAAATATGCCATGGACTATCATTTGGGCAAGACGAAAAAAAACCTGACGGAACAGGTTTTAGACTGGCAAGATTACTGGCCGGAGAAATTACTACTGCCCCACCCCAGCCCGCGCAATAATATTTGGCTAAAGAAAAACCCCTGGTTTGAAACCGATAGAGTACCGGCTATCCAACAAAGGGTTAAACAGATACTGGACGCTTAA
- a CDS encoding MFS transporter translates to MLNKNTQQTLSAAQDIKQLGLFASIASLSYVFWIVAGMEMVERLAYYGVKVVASLYANDPVSAGGLGVSMTDFGIILTFWAMVQSLVPVFTGGLSDRIGYKETIFISTLVKMAGYAVMAYFPSYNGFFVGAILLALGTGIFKPGIMGTLIKASNRQNSSMAWGIFYQTVNIGGFLGPIVAASLRQFSWQQVFIACIVIISCNLLLLLMYKEPDKAERLAQKAAIQRGEKKQSNLVIESISELKNPVLLAYLILFSAFWYMFNSLFDILPVFIRDWVDTTVIVSSLFGTEGTSNPVTQFLLGMDKSGLTIKPEGLMNLNAGLIMLSCFIFAALSAKLKAINSITLGTLFSSAALLIIASANAAWLIVFAIIVFSMGEMFSSPKFTEYLGNFAPTDKKAMYLGFSQLPLFFGWTLEAATAPMMYDKWAAKDTLAREFLTAYGMTAQAVANIPIGEAFDNMLIVTALSTQDATELLYSGNSVGLMWYIMSAVGFASALGFYLYGRWIVNLHHKVKHAEG, encoded by the coding sequence ATGCTGAATAAAAATACCCAACAAACCCTTAGTGCTGCGCAGGATATTAAACAGCTCGGCCTGTTCGCTTCTATCGCCTCACTCAGCTATGTATTCTGGATTGTGGCAGGGATGGAAATGGTAGAGCGGCTTGCCTATTACGGGGTAAAAGTTGTGGCCTCGCTCTATGCCAATGATCCGGTTTCCGCCGGCGGCCTTGGTGTTTCGATGACAGACTTTGGCATTATCCTAACCTTCTGGGCCATGGTGCAATCACTGGTACCCGTTTTTACCGGCGGGCTATCTGACCGTATTGGCTACAAAGAAACTATCTTTATTTCTACGTTAGTCAAAATGGCTGGCTATGCCGTTATGGCCTACTTTCCCAGTTATAACGGCTTCTTTGTTGGCGCTATCCTCTTAGCACTGGGCACTGGTATTTTTAAGCCCGGCATTATGGGCACACTGATCAAAGCCAGCAACCGACAAAATTCCTCCATGGCCTGGGGCATTTTTTACCAAACCGTCAATATCGGTGGTTTTTTAGGGCCTATTGTCGCAGCCTCATTACGGCAGTTTTCCTGGCAACAGGTATTTATTGCCTGCATAGTGATTATCAGCTGCAATTTATTATTATTGCTGATGTATAAAGAGCCCGACAAAGCAGAACGCCTGGCACAAAAAGCCGCAATTCAACGCGGCGAGAAAAAACAATCCAACTTAGTGATTGAATCCATCAGCGAATTAAAAAACCCGGTATTGCTCGCCTACCTGATTTTATTTTCTGCATTCTGGTATATGTTTAACTCCCTGTTTGACATCTTGCCGGTATTTATCCGCGATTGGGTGGATACCACGGTTATCGTTAGCAGCCTGTTTGGCACTGAGGGAACCAGCAATCCGGTCACACAGTTTTTACTGGGCATGGATAAGTCAGGGCTAACGATCAAACCAGAAGGCTTAATGAACCTCAACGCCGGACTTATTATGCTGAGCTGTTTTATCTTTGCAGCCCTCTCAGCAAAACTGAAAGCCATCAATTCTATTACTCTCGGTACATTGTTTTCTTCCGCAGCATTACTGATTATCGCCAGCGCCAATGCCGCCTGGCTGATCGTATTTGCGATTATTGTATTTAGTATGGGAGAGATGTTTTCAAGTCCCAAATTTACTGAGTATCTGGGAAATTTTGCACCCACCGATAAAAAAGCCATGTATCTGGGCTTCTCGCAACTGCCCTTATTTTTTGGCTGGACACTGGAAGCGGCTACAGCGCCAATGATGTACGACAAATGGGCCGCAAAAGACACCTTAGCCAGAGAGTTTCTCACGGCCTACGGAATGACAGCACAGGCCGTCGCCAACATCCCCATTGGCGAAGCCTTTGACAACATGCTTATAGTTACCGCACTATCCACACAGGACGCAACAGAGCTATTGTATAGCGGTAATAGCGTGGGTTTAATGTGGTATATAATGAGCGCGGTTGGCTTTGCCTCTGCACTGGGGTTTTATCTGTATGGCCGCTGGATAGTCAATCTTCATCACAAAGTTAAACACGCTGAGGGATAG